From the Rhodanobacter soli genome, one window contains:
- a CDS encoding beta-lactamase induction protein, translating to MAISLLVALVALGLLHVMPQLARWRGDGLFRRWVAQLADTSGGGRVALALLLPLILCVLLEWLLGRSPLGELLRLLFALAVLLYCFGPREFEADLEAILDAPDGASREAAAQALADDGRPIVWNAPALGEAIAYAALRRRFAVLLWFFLLGPAGALLYRLAQTLGRDDTLQLDPGSRRAAGYVANALDWLPAQLLTFTLAVVGHWEAVIDAWRRWHSQAAPTGWYDAGPGFLGAAAQADVLIDIEAGDGYAEEHSDPLAELRRLRSALLRALLAWLSVVALIVIGSWVG from the coding sequence ATGGCCATCAGTCTGCTAGTCGCCCTCGTCGCCCTCGGCCTGCTGCACGTCATGCCGCAACTGGCACGCTGGCGCGGCGACGGCCTGTTCCGCCGCTGGGTGGCGCAATTGGCGGACACCAGCGGTGGCGGCCGCGTGGCGCTGGCCCTGCTGCTGCCGCTGATCCTGTGCGTGCTGCTGGAATGGTTGCTCGGGCGTTCGCCGCTGGGCGAATTGCTGCGGTTGCTGTTTGCGCTGGCGGTGCTGCTGTACTGCTTCGGCCCGCGCGAGTTCGAAGCCGACCTGGAAGCCATCCTGGACGCCCCGGATGGTGCCAGCCGCGAGGCCGCGGCGCAGGCGTTGGCCGACGACGGCCGTCCCATCGTCTGGAATGCACCGGCACTGGGCGAGGCGATCGCCTATGCCGCGTTGCGCCGGCGCTTCGCCGTGTTGCTGTGGTTCTTCCTGCTCGGCCCGGCCGGGGCGCTGCTGTATCGGCTGGCGCAGACGCTGGGCCGCGATGACACGTTGCAGCTCGATCCGGGCAGCCGCCGCGCCGCCGGCTACGTGGCCAACGCGCTGGACTGGCTGCCGGCGCAGCTGCTGACCTTCACCCTGGCCGTGGTCGGTCACTGGGAGGCGGTGATCGACGCCTGGCGCCGCTGGCACAGCCAAGCCGCGCCGACCGGCTGGTACGACGCCGGCCCGGGTTTCCTGGGCGCGGCGGCACAGGCCGACGTGCTGATCGATATCGAGGCCGGCGACGGCTACGCCGAGGAACACAGCGACCCGCTGGCCGAACTGCGGCGCCTGCGCAGCGCCTTGCTGCGCGCCTTGCTGGCTTGGCTGAGCGTGGTGGCGCTGATCGTGATCGGCAGCTGGGTCGGCTGA
- the nudC gene encoding NAD(+) diphosphatase encodes MDRAKLPPPNTFAGLSLVLNRVAESRDESVWIVEQARSPEARYLLLDATGEAFLRRDGDALRWLDVNEREQWLGGLHASLLGIAYERPHFLLVVDDPARSGELEVALDARRMNLRSAGLQLAADEAGLFAYAKGLSHWQRETRYCAHCGAPLLLVAAGHRAQCTNPDCARLHFPRTDAAVIMLVEHDGACLLGRQAGWPPGRYSTLAGFIEPGEALEDAVRREVAEEAGVIVGEVRYHSSQPWPMPASLMVGFIATAVSRQIVMRDHELEDARWFTPQQLVDGIADGSFLPSTRLSVSYQLLAHWLQQCAGLDLDALVADATPR; translated from the coding sequence ATGGATCGGGCCAAACTGCCGCCGCCGAACACGTTCGCCGGGCTCAGCCTGGTGCTGAACCGCGTCGCCGAGTCGCGCGACGAATCGGTGTGGATCGTCGAACAGGCGCGCTCGCCGGAAGCGCGCTACCTGCTGCTGGATGCCACCGGCGAAGCCTTCCTGCGCCGTGACGGCGACGCGTTGCGCTGGCTCGACGTGAACGAACGCGAGCAATGGCTGGGCGGGCTGCACGCCAGCCTGCTCGGCATCGCCTACGAACGTCCGCATTTCCTGCTGGTGGTGGACGATCCCGCACGCAGCGGCGAACTGGAAGTTGCACTGGACGCACGCCGCATGAATCTGCGCAGTGCCGGCCTGCAGCTGGCCGCCGACGAGGCCGGCCTGTTCGCCTACGCCAAGGGCCTGTCGCACTGGCAGCGCGAGACGCGTTATTGCGCCCATTGCGGCGCACCGTTGCTGCTGGTCGCCGCCGGCCATCGCGCGCAATGCACCAACCCGGACTGCGCGCGGCTGCATTTCCCGCGCACCGATGCCGCCGTGATCATGCTGGTCGAGCACGACGGCGCCTGCCTGCTCGGCCGCCAGGCCGGCTGGCCACCCGGTCGCTATTCCACCCTGGCCGGCTTCATCGAACCGGGCGAGGCGCTGGAGGATGCGGTACGCCGCGAAGTGGCCGAGGAAGCCGGCGTGATCGTCGGCGAAGTGCGCTACCACTCTTCGCAACCGTGGCCGATGCCGGCTTCACTGATGGTCGGCTTCATTGCCACCGCCGTGTCGCGGCAGATCGTCATGCGCGACCACGAGCTGGAAGACGCACGCTGGTTCACCCCGCAGCAGCTCGTCGACGGCATCGCCGACGGCAGCTTCCTGCCCTCCACGCGGCTGTCGGTGTCCTACCAGCTGTTGGCGCACTGGCTGCAGCAGTGCGCCGGGCTGGACCTGGACGCGCTGGTCGCCGACGCCACGCCGCGCTGA
- the erpA gene encoding iron-sulfur cluster insertion protein ErpA, producing the protein METLVAIPDYRSSGAPLVFTAAAAHKVHELIAEEGNPALKLRVYISGGGCSGFQYGFTFDEAQAEDDLAIEREGVTLLCDPLSLQYLTGAQIDYAENLSGAQFVISNPNAKTTCGCGSSFSA; encoded by the coding sequence ATGGAAACTCTCGTCGCGATCCCCGATTACCGCAGCAGCGGCGCCCCGCTGGTGTTCACTGCCGCCGCCGCGCACAAGGTGCATGAGCTGATTGCCGAAGAGGGCAATCCGGCGCTGAAGCTGCGCGTCTACATCTCCGGCGGCGGCTGCTCGGGCTTCCAGTACGGCTTCACCTTCGACGAGGCCCAGGCCGAGGACGACCTGGCGATCGAGCGCGAAGGCGTGACCCTGCTGTGCGATCCGCTGTCGCTGCAGTACCTCACCGGCGCGCAGATCGACTACGCCGAGAACCTCAGCGGCGCGCAGTTCGTGATCAGCAACCCGAACGCGAAGACCACCTGCGGCTGCGGCTCTTCGTTCTCCGCCTGA
- a CDS encoding bactofilin family protein: MLNRRRNDRNDRNNTSHETSLIARGTVIRGDLRFSGALHLDGRIEGTVLGEGDDAMFTLSEHGQVHGEIHVPQAVINGHVTGDVNVSVRLELAPQARIDGDLRYHTLEMAAGAQVNGRISRQVEQAQRELPAPDAELDEAMPA; this comes from the coding sequence ATGCTCAACCGTAGACGCAACGACCGCAACGATCGCAACAACACCAGCCACGAGACCAGCCTGATCGCGCGCGGCACGGTGATCCGCGGCGACCTGCGCTTCAGCGGCGCGCTGCACCTGGATGGCCGCATCGAGGGCACCGTGCTGGGCGAGGGCGACGACGCCATGTTCACGCTCAGCGAGCACGGCCAGGTGCACGGTGAGATCCACGTGCCGCAGGCGGTGATCAACGGCCACGTGACCGGCGACGTCAACGTCAGCGTCCGGCTGGAACTGGCGCCGCAGGCGCGCATCGACGGCGACCTGCGCTACCACACGCTGGAAATGGCCGCCGGCGCCCAGGTCAACGGGCGCATCTCGCGCCAGGTCGAGCAGGCGCAGCGCGAACTGCCGGCGCCGGATGCCGAACTCGACGAGGCCATGCCGGCCTGA
- a CDS encoding DUF6776 family protein, translating to MASRPPPRFVVRRHDDASHRRRWLWLGVAWLCSLLVVGLVVAALSRQANAPAAVDNRQQRALLGQIDDLKQQLANLQRAAQVNEIATRSLRGTLAQREEELNGLRADLGFYSRLVGGDAQRQGLKLQEVKLQPIAGSRGWNLSLSLTQNAKRGDEISGNALVSVEGLRGDQVARLDWPALGDAAQKDGLPFRFTYFQQLHGTIVLPADFRPTRLRISIQPASGEPVNRAVAWGAALSGNITNAEGDRDAQP from the coding sequence ATGGCCTCACGACCACCACCGCGTTTTGTCGTGCGCCGGCACGACGACGCCAGCCACCGCCGACGCTGGCTGTGGCTGGGCGTGGCCTGGCTCTGCAGCCTGCTGGTGGTCGGTCTGGTCGTCGCTGCGCTGAGCCGGCAGGCGAATGCCCCGGCCGCGGTCGACAACCGCCAGCAGCGCGCCCTGCTCGGCCAGATCGACGATCTGAAGCAGCAGCTCGCGAACCTGCAGCGGGCAGCCCAGGTCAACGAAATCGCCACCCGCTCCCTGCGCGGCACCCTGGCCCAGCGCGAGGAAGAACTCAACGGCCTGCGCGCCGACCTGGGCTTCTACTCGCGACTGGTCGGCGGCGACGCCCAGCGGCAGGGACTGAAACTGCAGGAAGTGAAGTTGCAGCCGATCGCCGGTTCGCGCGGCTGGAACCTCAGCCTCAGCCTGACCCAGAACGCCAAACGCGGCGACGAGATTTCCGGCAACGCCCTGGTCAGCGTGGAAGGCCTGCGCGGCGATCAGGTGGCGCGGCTGGACTGGCCCGCGCTGGGCGATGCCGCGCAGAAGGACGGCCTGCCGTTCCGTTTCACCTATTTCCAGCAATTGCACGGCACCATCGTGCTGCCGGCGGATTTCCGTCCGACGCGATTGCGCATCAGCATTCAGCCCGCCAGCGGCGAGCCGGTCAACCGTGCCGTCGCATGGGGCGCCGCGCTGAGCGGAAACATCACCAACGCCGAAGGGGACCGCGATGCTCAACCGTAG
- the bfr gene encoding bacterioferritin, protein MKGDAKVIEFLNKVLYNELTAINQYFLHYRMLKDWGYTELAEHEYKESIEEMKHADHLIERILFLDGLPNLQHLGKLRIGENALESMQGDLDLELAAVKDLREAIAYSEGIADYISRDLFKNILHDEEEHIDWLETQFSLVKDIGAERYLQSKMQS, encoded by the coding sequence ATGAAAGGTGATGCCAAGGTCATCGAGTTCCTCAACAAGGTGCTCTACAACGAACTGACCGCGATCAACCAGTACTTCCTGCATTACCGCATGCTCAAGGACTGGGGCTACACCGAGCTGGCCGAGCACGAGTACAAGGAATCGATCGAGGAGATGAAGCACGCCGATCACCTGATCGAGCGCATCCTGTTCCTCGATGGCCTGCCGAACCTGCAGCACCTGGGCAAGTTGCGCATCGGCGAGAACGCGCTGGAATCCATGCAGGGCGACCTGGACCTGGAACTGGCCGCGGTGAAGGACCTGCGCGAGGCGATCGCGTACAGTGAAGGCATCGCCGATTACATCAGTCGCGACCTGTTCAAGAACATCCTGCACGACGAGGAAGAACACATCGACTGGCTGGAAACCCAGTTCAGCCTGGTCAAGGACATCGGCGCAGAGCGCTACCTGCAAAGCAAGATGCAGAGCTGA
- a CDS encoding (2Fe-2S)-binding protein — MRAMYICMCNAVTDHDIRREAADGVHTFAELQARTGCSDCCGCCEQEARATFDQAVSQVRCQLPLAAA; from the coding sequence ATACGCGCCATGTACATCTGCATGTGCAATGCCGTCACCGACCACGACATCCGCCGCGAAGCGGCCGATGGGGTGCATACCTTTGCCGAACTGCAGGCCCGCACCGGCTGCTCGGACTGCTGCGGCTGCTGCGAACAGGAAGCCCGCGCCACGTTCGACCAGGCGGTATCGCAGGTCCGTTGCCAGCTGCCGCTCGCCGCAGCCTGA
- a CDS encoding RNA pyrophosphohydrolase, with protein sequence MIDVDGYRPNVGIVLLNADGRLFWARRINRDGWQFPQGGMRSDETPLEAMYRELEEETGLAAHHVEVISATHGWLRYRLPNRYVRHHQRPTCIGQKQVWFLLKLVGGEDALKLDACDKPEFDLWRWVDFWYPAAHVVNFKRQVYERALRHFAPLVEDLFSVQLGTLPPRDSDNADTPPTGPRDGRAAA encoded by the coding sequence ATGATTGATGTAGATGGCTACCGTCCGAATGTCGGCATCGTGCTGCTGAATGCAGACGGCCGGCTGTTCTGGGCGCGCCGGATCAATCGCGACGGCTGGCAGTTCCCGCAGGGTGGCATGCGCTCGGATGAAACCCCGCTGGAGGCGATGTACCGCGAACTGGAAGAGGAGACCGGCCTCGCCGCGCACCACGTCGAGGTCATCAGCGCCACCCACGGCTGGCTGCGTTATCGCCTGCCGAACCGTTACGTACGCCATCACCAGCGGCCCACCTGCATCGGCCAGAAGCAGGTCTGGTTCCTGCTCAAGCTGGTCGGCGGGGAAGATGCATTGAAGCTGGATGCCTGCGACAAGCCGGAGTTCGACCTGTGGCGCTGGGTCGACTTCTGGTATCCCGCCGCGCACGTCGTCAACTTCAAGCGGCAGGTATACGAACGGGCATTGCGCCACTTCGCCCCGTTGGTCGAAGACCTGTTCAGCGTTCAACTGGGCACCCTGCCACCGCGCGACAGCGACAACGCCGACACTCCGCCGACCGGGCCACGCGACGGCCGCGCTGCCGCCTGA
- the queD gene encoding 6-carboxytetrahydropterin synthase QueD gives MHIFKVFQIEAAHRLPNVPAGHKCARLHGHSFRIEIHVAGEPDSLLGWVMDFADVKAAFAPLYEQLDHHYLNEIEGLENPTSEMLARWIWQRLQPRLAGLDKVVVHETCTSGASCSRDSF, from the coding sequence ATGCATATCTTCAAGGTGTTTCAGATCGAGGCGGCGCATCGGCTGCCGAACGTGCCGGCCGGGCACAAGTGCGCGCGGTTGCACGGGCATTCGTTCCGCATCGAGATCCATGTGGCCGGCGAGCCGGATTCCCTGTTGGGCTGGGTGATGGACTTCGCCGACGTCAAGGCGGCCTTTGCGCCGCTGTACGAGCAACTCGACCATCACTATCTCAACGAGATCGAAGGGCTGGAGAACCCGACCAGCGAGATGCTGGCGCGCTGGATCTGGCAACGGCTGCAACCGCGTCTGGCCGGGTTGGACAAAGTCGTGGTGCACGAGACCTGCACCTCGGGGGCCAGTTGCAGTCGCGACAGCTTTTGA
- a CDS encoding phasin family protein, with translation MTQQLNNQLFAFTKQFTDSAFKAQSLALKGLETVAELQLKALEEQAKVSAEFVAEALETRDINGLRSLWEKGTSLSRDNAERAVAVSQEVLAITQKTAESLNALVQEQRQAANDAVVAPVAAAKKAAAK, from the coding sequence ATGACGCAGCAACTCAACAACCAGCTTTTCGCTTTCACCAAGCAGTTCACCGACAGCGCGTTCAAGGCGCAGTCGCTGGCTCTGAAGGGCCTCGAGACGGTCGCCGAGCTGCAGCTCAAGGCGCTCGAGGAGCAGGCCAAGGTCTCCGCCGAATTCGTCGCCGAAGCGCTGGAAACCCGCGACATCAACGGCCTGCGCAGCCTGTGGGAAAAGGGCACCAGCCTGAGCCGCGACAATGCCGAGCGTGCGGTGGCGGTTTCGCAGGAAGTGCTCGCAATTACCCAGAAGACTGCCGAGTCGCTGAATGCGCTCGTGCAGGAGCAGCGTCAGGCCGCCAACGACGCCGTCGTGGCGCCGGTCGCCGCTGCCAAGAAGGCTGCCGCCAAGTAA
- the atpB gene encoding F0F1 ATP synthase subunit A → MASEPQGGLTEYIQHHLQHLTPHTSEGGFWAVHVDSITVSLVLGAMFCLWFWLKARKATAGVPGKGQAFVEIVLEFVDGQVKDVFHGDRRVLGPLALTVFVWVFLMNAMDLLPVDLLPWITEKFGVGHFRAVPTADINMTFAMSLTVFILIIFYSFKAKGASGYMHELFTAPFGKHPLLWIPNFLLNLVELASKPVSLAMRLFGNMYAGELVFMLIAGLFSAGAGLAGWALYGAGIIGYTVWGIFHILIISIQAFIFMVLTIVYISMAHDHH, encoded by the coding sequence ATGGCAAGCGAGCCGCAGGGCGGTCTTACCGAATACATCCAGCACCATCTGCAGCATCTGACCCCGCATACGAGCGAGGGTGGTTTCTGGGCGGTGCACGTCGACTCGATCACCGTGTCGCTGGTGCTGGGCGCGATGTTCTGCCTGTGGTTCTGGCTGAAGGCGCGCAAGGCCACGGCCGGCGTGCCGGGCAAGGGCCAGGCGTTTGTCGAGATCGTGCTGGAGTTCGTCGACGGCCAGGTCAAGGACGTGTTCCATGGCGACCGCCGCGTGCTCGGGCCGCTGGCGCTGACCGTGTTCGTCTGGGTGTTCCTGATGAATGCGATGGATCTGCTGCCGGTCGACCTGCTGCCGTGGATCACCGAGAAGTTCGGCGTCGGCCATTTCCGCGCCGTGCCCACCGCCGACATCAACATGACGTTCGCGATGTCGCTGACGGTGTTCATCCTGATCATCTTCTACAGCTTCAAGGCCAAGGGCGCCAGCGGCTACATGCACGAGCTGTTCACCGCGCCGTTCGGCAAGCATCCGCTGCTGTGGATCCCGAATTTTCTGCTCAACCTGGTCGAGCTGGCCTCCAAGCCGGTGAGCCTGGCGATGCGACTGTTCGGCAACATGTACGCCGGCGAGCTGGTGTTCATGCTGATCGCCGGCCTGTTCAGCGCCGGCGCGGGTCTCGCTGGCTGGGCGTTGTATGGCGCGGGCATCATCGGCTACACGGTGTGGGGCATCTTCCACATCCTGATCATTTCGATCCAGGCGTTCATCTTCATGGTGCTGACGATCGTGTACATCTCGATGGCGCATGACCATCACTGA
- the atpE gene encoding F0F1 ATP synthase subunit C, which produces MEHLVQFAQIQGFTAIALGLIIGFGALGACIGIGIMGSKFLEAAARQPELVPLLQGRMFLLAGLIDAAFLIGVALAMYFAVANPLLGKVLSAAGAGQ; this is translated from the coding sequence GTGGAACATCTCGTTCAGTTTGCACAAATCCAGGGCTTCACCGCCATCGCGCTCGGCCTGATCATCGGTTTCGGCGCACTCGGTGCCTGTATCGGTATCGGCATCATGGGCTCGAAGTTCCTTGAAGCCGCTGCCCGTCAGCCGGAGCTGGTGCCGCTGCTGCAGGGCCGCATGTTCCTGCTGGCTGGCCTGATCGACGCGGCGTTCCTGATCGGCGTGGCGCTGGCGATGTACTTCGCGGTAGCCAACCCGTTGCTCGGCAAGGTCCTGTCCGCTGCCGGCGCAGGCCAGTAA
- a CDS encoding F0F1 ATP synthase subunit B: protein MNFNATLIGEMISFAILIWFSVHFIWPHINKAIEERQIKIAEGLNAAERAHAELKSADVKVAGEIKQARLQASEIIDKAQQQANQIIEKARGEAVSEINRLKAAAQDDIASMAQRARDQLREQVGALAVQGASKIVQREVDASTHKALLDQLAAEI from the coding sequence ATGAATTTCAACGCGACCTTGATTGGCGAAATGATTTCGTTCGCCATCCTGATCTGGTTCAGCGTCCACTTCATCTGGCCGCACATCAACAAGGCCATTGAAGAGCGGCAGATCAAGATCGCCGAAGGCCTGAACGCCGCCGAGCGCGCCCACGCCGAGCTGAAGAGCGCGGACGTGAAGGTGGCGGGCGAGATCAAGCAGGCCCGCCTGCAGGCTTCCGAGATCATCGACAAGGCCCAGCAGCAGGCCAATCAGATCATCGAGAAGGCCCGCGGCGAAGCCGTCAGCGAGATCAACCGGCTGAAGGCGGCGGCGCAGGACGACATCGCCTCGATGGCGCAGCGTGCCCGTGACCAGTTGCGCGAGCAGGTTGGCGCATTGGCCGTACAGGGCGCCAGCAAGATCGTGCAGCGCGAGGTCGATGCGTCGACGCACAAGGCGTTGCTCGACCAACTCGCGGCCGAGATCTGA
- a CDS encoding F0F1 ATP synthase subunit delta yields the protein MAQAITLARPYARAAFEVAHEAGTLDAWSQALAFAAAVANDPRVAGLGNDPRVLPAQLVALHLPAGIAADAPFGQFLAEMAEQRRLALLPEVAELYEAFKRESESQLLVKVTSAMALDAAQAEQLKASLKRRFKREIELETRVDAALLAGVVIDTGSEVIDGSARGRLAKLAGALAH from the coding sequence ATGGCCCAGGCAATCACCCTCGCCCGTCCGTACGCTCGCGCCGCTTTCGAAGTGGCGCACGAGGCCGGTACGCTGGACGCATGGTCGCAGGCGCTGGCGTTCGCCGCCGCGGTGGCGAACGATCCGCGCGTGGCCGGTCTCGGCAACGATCCGCGGGTGCTGCCGGCGCAGCTGGTGGCCCTGCACCTGCCGGCCGGCATCGCTGCCGATGCGCCGTTCGGGCAGTTCCTCGCCGAGATGGCCGAGCAGCGGCGCCTGGCGTTGCTGCCGGAAGTGGCCGAGTTGTATGAGGCCTTCAAGCGCGAATCCGAGTCGCAGCTGCTGGTCAAGGTGACCAGCGCGATGGCGCTGGACGCGGCCCAGGCCGAGCAGCTCAAGGCGTCGCTGAAGCGCCGCTTCAAGCGCGAGATCGAACTGGAAACCCGGGTCGATGCTGCGTTGCTGGCCGGCGTGGTGATCGATACCGGCAGCGAAGTGATTGATGGTTCCGCCCGTGGACGCCTGGCGAAGCTGGCCGGCGCGCTGGCGCACTGA